A single window of Ferrimonas balearica DSM 9799 DNA harbors:
- a CDS encoding DUF2375 family protein has protein sequence MELRDVTVLFFDSDESLVMKKAVVRGMATENGSRVQLPEHFREGKVIVAVLNGDVEVLSLVGDRI, from the coding sequence TTGGAACTCAGGGATGTGACCGTGCTGTTTTTCGACAGCGACGAATCATTGGTGATGAAAAAGGCCGTGGTGCGGGGAATGGCCACCGAGAACGGCAGCCGGGTCCAATTGCCGGAGCACTTTCGCGAAGGCAAGGTGATCGTCGCCGTGCTGAACGGCGACGTTGAAGTCTTGAGCCTGGTCGGCGACCGCATCTGA
- a CDS encoding anaerobic C4-dicarboxylate transporter: MFYVHMLLLFAVIFVGIRYGGIAFGLLGGLGVSILSFVFGVAPGNPPIGVMLIILAVVAASATLEATGGLKLLVKYAEKLLRKHPSKVVFLGPLCTYSLTVLVGTGHSVYPLLPVIYDVSIKRGIRPERPMAMATIASQMGITASPIAAAAAVVMATAATNQLDITLGQVLLVTIPATLTGVLIAATWSLKRGKELNQDPEFLARCQDPQFKAQLIDESDAKSDKPEHDGQKAKRGLTVFLLGIVTVIFVAMFGKTLGLLPDGVKTSTALQFLMLSVGAIILLSTNIDPKKIVKTNVFVAGMSAVIIIFGIAWMSDTIISHNKPYIISLVEDVVKTHPWTFAIAMYVASVFLKSQAAVLTIMLPLGFTLGIPGEVLIGVLPACYAYYFFPFYPSDLAAITFDRSGTTRIGKYILNHSFFIPGFIGVFSATCIGYALSVGLLPIWLWGIAIVGLALAVNLYMNRLSSETLTLA, from the coding sequence ATGTTCTATGTTCATATGCTTCTGCTCTTTGCCGTGATTTTTGTCGGCATCCGCTATGGTGGCATTGCCTTTGGTTTGCTGGGAGGACTGGGGGTTTCCATTCTCAGCTTCGTCTTTGGCGTTGCTCCGGGAAATCCACCGATCGGGGTGATGCTGATCATTCTGGCTGTTGTTGCCGCTTCGGCGACGCTTGAAGCCACGGGCGGCCTCAAACTGTTGGTGAAGTACGCGGAAAAATTGTTGCGTAAGCACCCCTCCAAAGTCGTTTTCCTCGGCCCACTGTGCACCTATTCACTGACGGTACTCGTGGGAACCGGCCACTCCGTTTATCCGCTTCTTCCTGTGATTTATGACGTCAGTATCAAGCGTGGGATCCGTCCGGAACGACCCATGGCAATGGCCACCATCGCATCACAGATGGGCATCACGGCGAGCCCCATTGCCGCTGCCGCCGCTGTGGTGATGGCAACCGCCGCCACCAATCAGCTCGACATCACTCTGGGACAGGTTCTGCTGGTCACCATCCCCGCGACGCTGACCGGGGTTCTGATTGCGGCAACATGGAGCCTGAAGCGTGGTAAAGAACTGAATCAAGACCCGGAGTTTTTGGCGCGTTGCCAAGACCCGCAATTTAAAGCGCAATTGATTGATGAGTCCGATGCCAAATCGGATAAGCCAGAGCACGACGGTCAGAAGGCAAAGCGCGGCTTGACGGTATTCCTGCTGGGTATTGTTACCGTCATCTTTGTGGCGATGTTCGGTAAAACTCTTGGATTGCTCCCTGATGGAGTAAAAACCTCAACGGCGCTGCAATTTCTGATGCTTTCTGTTGGTGCCATTATTCTGTTAAGCACCAACATTGATCCGAAGAAGATCGTAAAAACCAATGTGTTTGTCGCGGGTATGAGTGCGGTTATCATCATTTTTGGTATCGCCTGGATGAGTGACACCATCATCTCTCATAACAAGCCCTACATTATCAGCCTGGTCGAGGATGTGGTGAAAACCCACCCCTGGACGTTTGCCATCGCCATGTATGTGGCTTCAGTCTTTCTGAAAAGCCAGGCCGCGGTACTGACCATTATGTTGCCCCTGGGCTTTACGCTGGGGATTCCGGGTGAAGTCCTTATTGGCGTATTGCCGGCCTGTTATGCGTACTATTTCTTTCCCTTCTACCCATCCGATCTCGCCGCGATCACCTTCGATCGCTCCGGCACCACCCGAATCGGTAAGTACATCCTCAACCACAGCTTCTTCATTCCCGGTTTTATCGGGGTGTTTAGCGCCACCTGCATTGGCTACGCCTTGTCGGTCGGACTGCTGCCCATTTGGTTGTGGGGCATTGCCATCGTGGGCCTGGCGCTGGCGGTCAATCTGTATATGAACCGCCTGAGTAGTGAGACCTTAACCTTGGCCTGA
- a CDS encoding lysine exporter LysO family protein produces MDTLVILSPLVVGYLIPLRHRPTLQLIDRALTAIIYLILGLMGVGLGSMDNLAGEIGGILTLTLTLIGLTLVANIAALPLVDKRWPLSLGQQEGEVRTFAMVVESLQLAGVVLAGFMLGLLFPQPSAHIESGVNLILMLLLLLIGIQLRASGMSLRQILLNPRGLAIAAAVLGTSLLAGAATAWLWQLPIHHGMALAAGTGWYSLSGALVSAKLGPAMGSVAFLADLCRELIAIILIPLMMRRQPATAIGYGGATAMDFTLPIIQKSGGPQTVPIAIVSGFVLSLAGPILIPFFLSLG; encoded by the coding sequence GTGGACACTTTGGTTATCCTCTCCCCGTTGGTGGTCGGCTACCTTATCCCGCTGCGTCACCGACCTACCCTGCAGTTGATCGATCGCGCCCTGACCGCCATCATCTACCTGATCCTCGGCCTGATGGGCGTTGGATTGGGCAGCATGGATAACCTAGCGGGTGAAATCGGCGGCATCCTGACCCTCACCCTCACCCTCATTGGCCTGACTCTGGTGGCCAACATCGCCGCCCTGCCCCTGGTGGACAAGCGCTGGCCTCTCAGTTTAGGCCAACAGGAGGGGGAAGTTCGCACCTTCGCTATGGTGGTGGAATCACTGCAACTGGCCGGGGTGGTATTGGCCGGCTTTATGCTTGGCCTGCTGTTTCCTCAGCCCAGCGCTCATATCGAATCCGGCGTTAACCTTATCCTGATGCTGTTACTGCTGTTGATCGGCATCCAGCTGCGCGCCTCCGGCATGAGCCTGCGCCAAATCCTGCTGAACCCCCGTGGCCTGGCCATTGCGGCTGCGGTGCTGGGCACCAGCCTGCTGGCTGGCGCGGCCACCGCCTGGTTATGGCAACTGCCGATTCACCATGGCATGGCGCTGGCGGCGGGCACCGGCTGGTACTCTCTGTCCGGGGCACTGGTCAGCGCCAAGCTGGGCCCGGCGATGGGGTCAGTGGCGTTCCTGGCGGACCTCTGCCGGGAACTGATCGCCATTATCCTGATCCCCCTTATGATGCGGCGCCAACCCGCTACGGCCATCGGTTACGGCGGCGCCACGGCGATGGATTTCACTCTGCCGATCATCCAGAAAAGCGGCGGTCCGCAAACCGTGCCCATCGCCATCGTCAGTGGCTTTGTGCTGAGTCTGGCCGGCCCGATCCTGATCCCCTTCTTCCTGTCGTTAGGCTAA
- a CDS encoding DUF1289 domain-containing protein, whose translation MTRIESPCVACCKLDEQDVCQGCYRTLAEIANWNRRTEAEKADILARLPARAEAYRREAEGPTHAITRQAVLAVKEH comes from the coding sequence ATGACCCGAATTGAATCCCCCTGCGTGGCGTGCTGTAAGCTGGATGAACAGGACGTGTGCCAGGGCTGTTACCGTACCCTTGCTGAGATCGCCAACTGGAACCGGCGCACCGAGGCGGAGAAGGCCGATATCCTGGCTCGCCTGCCGGCCCGTGCTGAAGCCTACCGACGTGAGGCCGAAGGCCCAACTCACGCCATTACCCGTCAAGCGGTGCTGGCGGTCAAAGAGCACTGA
- the purD gene encoding phosphoribosylamine--glycine ligase, with amino-acid sequence MKVLVIGSGGREHALAWKVAQNPAVEQVFVAPGNAGTATEPKVENVAVSGNEALVAFARENGVGLTIVGPEAPLVEGVVDAFDAAGLTIFGPTAAAAQLEGSKAFTKDFLARHAIPTAEYQNFTEVEPALAYLREKGAPIVVKADGLAAGKGVIVAMTLAEAEAAVEDMLAGNAFGDAGHRVVIEEFLEGEEASFIVMVDGDNILPMATSQDHKRVGDGDTGPNTGGMGAYSPAPVVTQAIHDRIMAEVIRPTVDGMKAEGHPYKGFLYAGLMIDADGTPKVIEYNCRFGDPETQPIMLRMQSDLVELCLAACEGKLDQHTAEFDPRAAVGVVLASGGYPASYEKGFAISGLRTEYAEGEKVFHAGTAEQDGAIVNTGGRVLCATALGHTVTEAQQRAYALADQISWQGMFTRRDIAYRAIAREQQG; translated from the coding sequence ATGAAAGTATTAGTGATTGGCAGTGGTGGCCGTGAGCACGCGCTGGCGTGGAAAGTGGCTCAGAATCCGGCGGTAGAGCAGGTATTTGTGGCGCCGGGTAATGCCGGTACCGCCACCGAGCCGAAGGTGGAAAACGTGGCCGTATCCGGTAACGAGGCGCTGGTGGCCTTTGCCCGTGAGAATGGCGTCGGCCTGACCATCGTGGGTCCGGAAGCCCCGCTGGTGGAAGGCGTAGTGGATGCCTTTGACGCCGCCGGGCTGACCATCTTTGGCCCCACTGCGGCGGCCGCCCAGTTGGAAGGCTCCAAGGCGTTTACCAAGGACTTCCTGGCCCGCCATGCCATCCCCACTGCCGAGTACCAGAACTTCACCGAGGTGGAGCCGGCACTAGCCTACCTGCGTGAGAAGGGCGCTCCCATCGTGGTGAAGGCCGACGGCCTGGCCGCTGGTAAAGGCGTGATCGTGGCGATGACCCTGGCGGAAGCGGAAGCGGCCGTGGAAGACATGCTGGCTGGCAACGCCTTTGGCGATGCCGGTCACCGCGTGGTGATTGAAGAGTTCCTCGAAGGTGAGGAAGCCTCCTTCATCGTGATGGTGGACGGCGACAACATCCTGCCGATGGCCACCAGCCAGGACCACAAGCGGGTGGGCGACGGCGATACCGGCCCCAACACCGGTGGCATGGGCGCTTACTCTCCGGCTCCGGTGGTCACCCAGGCGATCCACGACCGCATCATGGCGGAGGTGATCCGCCCCACCGTTGATGGCATGAAAGCGGAAGGCCACCCCTACAAGGGCTTCCTCTACGCCGGTCTGATGATCGACGCCGACGGCACCCCCAAGGTGATTGAGTACAACTGCCGCTTTGGCGATCCGGAAACTCAACCGATCATGCTGCGCATGCAGTCTGACCTGGTTGAGCTGTGCCTGGCCGCCTGCGAAGGCAAGCTGGACCAGCACACCGCTGAGTTCGATCCTCGCGCCGCCGTGGGCGTGGTTCTGGCTTCCGGCGGCTACCCGGCCAGCTATGAGAAGGGCTTTGCCATCTCTGGCCTGCGCACCGAATACGCTGAGGGTGAGAAGGTGTTCCACGCCGGTACCGCCGAGCAGGATGGCGCCATCGTCAACACCGGCGGCCGGGTGCTGTGCGCCACCGCTCTGGGCCACACCGTCACCGAAGCGCAGCAGCGCGCTTACGCACTGGCGGACCAGATCAGCTGGCAGGGCATGTTCACCCGTCGCGATATCGCTTACCGCGCCATCGCCCGGGAGCAGCAGGGCTGA
- the purH gene encoding bifunctional phosphoribosylaminoimidazolecarboxamide formyltransferase/IMP cyclohydrolase: MNAPRPIRRALLSVSDKTGIVEFARALSERGVELLSTGGTARLLADSGLNVTEVSDYTCFPEMMDGRVKTLHPKVHGGILGRREQDDAVMDSHGIKPIDMVVVNLYPFAQTVAKAGCTLEDAVENIDIGGPTMVRSAAKNHKDVAIVVNAHDYDRVITEMDAGEGSLTFQTRFDLAIAAFEHTAAYDGMIANYFGTMVPSYGDNKEGDEESVFPRTFNQQFIKKQDMRYGENSHQRAAFYVEKNVQEASVATAVQLQGKALSYNNIADTDAALECVKEFDVPACVIVKHANPCGVALGDNILDAYDRAFKTDPTSAFGGIIAFNRELDGDTAKAIVDRQFVEVIIAPSISADAKAIVADKKNVRLLACGQWESKTTEFDTKRVNGGLLVQDRDQGMVGLDDIKVVSKRQPTAEQLQDLMFCWKVAKYVKSNAIVYAKDGMTVGVGAGQMSRVYSAKIAGIKAADEGLTVPGSVMASDAFFPFRDGIDAAAEAGISCVIQPGGSMRDQEVIDAADEHGMVMIFTNMRHFKH; this comes from the coding sequence ATGAACGCACCCCGCCCGATCCGTCGAGCCCTGCTGAGTGTCTCCGACAAAACCGGCATCGTCGAGTTTGCCCGCGCCCTCTCTGAGCGTGGCGTAGAACTCCTCTCCACCGGCGGCACCGCCCGCCTGCTGGCCGACTCTGGCCTGAACGTCACTGAAGTGTCCGATTACACCTGCTTCCCCGAGATGATGGATGGCCGCGTCAAAACCCTGCACCCCAAAGTTCACGGTGGCATCCTGGGCCGTCGCGAGCAGGACGATGCCGTAATGGACAGCCACGGCATCAAGCCGATCGATATGGTTGTGGTTAACCTCTACCCCTTCGCCCAGACCGTCGCCAAAGCGGGCTGCACCCTGGAAGACGCCGTAGAGAACATCGACATCGGTGGCCCCACCATGGTGCGCTCCGCCGCCAAGAACCACAAAGACGTGGCCATCGTGGTCAACGCCCACGACTATGACCGCGTTATCACCGAGATGGACGCCGGTGAAGGCTCCCTCACCTTCCAGACCCGCTTCGACCTGGCCATCGCCGCCTTCGAACACACTGCCGCCTACGACGGCATGATCGCCAACTACTTCGGCACCATGGTACCGAGCTACGGCGACAACAAAGAGGGCGACGAGGAATCGGTATTCCCCCGCACCTTCAACCAGCAGTTCATCAAGAAGCAGGACATGCGCTACGGCGAGAACAGCCACCAGCGTGCCGCTTTCTACGTCGAGAAGAACGTGCAGGAAGCGTCTGTGGCCACCGCCGTGCAGCTGCAGGGTAAAGCCCTCTCCTACAACAACATCGCCGACACCGATGCAGCGCTGGAGTGTGTCAAAGAGTTTGACGTTCCGGCCTGCGTTATCGTCAAGCACGCCAACCCCTGTGGTGTGGCCCTGGGCGACAACATCCTCGACGCCTATGACCGCGCCTTCAAAACCGACCCGACCTCCGCGTTCGGCGGCATCATCGCCTTTAACCGCGAGCTGGACGGCGACACCGCCAAAGCGATCGTGGATCGTCAGTTTGTGGAAGTGATCATCGCCCCGAGCATCTCCGCCGATGCCAAGGCGATCGTGGCCGACAAGAAGAACGTGCGCCTGCTGGCCTGCGGTCAGTGGGAGAGCAAAACCACAGAGTTCGACACCAAGCGCGTCAACGGTGGCCTGCTGGTGCAGGACCGCGACCAGGGCATGGTGGGTCTGGACGACATCAAGGTGGTGTCCAAGCGTCAGCCCACCGCTGAGCAGCTGCAGGACCTGATGTTCTGCTGGAAGGTCGCCAAGTACGTGAAGTCCAACGCCATCGTGTACGCCAAAGATGGCATGACCGTGGGCGTGGGCGCCGGCCAGATGAGCCGCGTTTACTCCGCCAAAATCGCTGGCATTAAGGCCGCCGACGAGGGCCTGACCGTACCGGGTTCCGTCATGGCGTCTGACGCCTTCTTCCCGTTCCGTGATGGCATCGATGCCGCCGCAGAAGCGGGCATCAGCTGTGTGATTCAGCCGGGTGGGTCGATGCGTGATCAGGAAGTGATCGATGCAGCGGATGAGCATGGCATGGTGATGATCTTCACCAACATGCGCCATTTCAAACATTAA
- a CDS encoding prepilin-type N-terminal cleavage/methylation domain-containing protein, which yields MKRQGFTLVELVIVVVLLAILAAVALPRYLNLGDDAERSRFYATMAALESAVDLSHLCWQLRAGEGAVADLDCGGFDEVDFNESGYPVGVLEGGLVSINNDHDCLLVFDGIVDTDMKLWSPNDGRAPGVSRDEAQIQSDYVGNGRCRFTLLSDSNEQFEYHSNTGQVLAQ from the coding sequence ATGAAGCGTCAAGGGTTCACACTGGTCGAGTTGGTGATTGTGGTGGTGTTGCTGGCCATCCTTGCGGCGGTGGCACTGCCGCGCTATCTCAATCTTGGCGATGATGCTGAGCGGTCCCGGTTTTACGCCACGATGGCGGCGCTTGAGAGCGCGGTGGACCTGTCCCACCTCTGTTGGCAACTGCGTGCCGGTGAGGGCGCCGTGGCGGATCTGGATTGCGGTGGCTTTGATGAGGTCGACTTCAACGAGTCGGGCTATCCGGTGGGCGTGTTGGAAGGGGGATTGGTCTCCATCAACAACGACCATGACTGCCTGCTGGTGTTCGATGGTATTGTCGATACCGATATGAAGCTGTGGTCGCCCAATGACGGCCGTGCGCCGGGCGTCAGCCGCGATGAGGCGCAGATCCAGTCTGATTATGTGGGCAACGGAAGGTGCCGCTTTACCCTGCTGTCCGACAGCAACGAGCAGTTTGAATATCACTCCAATACTGGCCAGGTGTTAGCCCAATGA
- the zntR gene encoding Zn(2+)-responsive transcriptional regulator, with protein MYRIGELAQRYEIKTDTLRYYEKHGLLSPSGRSDSGYRLYNDDDELKLRFILRAKAVGFSLAQIHELLVIEASRAKWACQDVKSIVEKKVVELEQKIAELNQFRDSLQQLADACCGGPESAEHCSILDALEVRQ; from the coding sequence ATGTATCGCATCGGTGAACTGGCGCAGCGGTATGAGATCAAAACCGACACCCTGCGCTATTACGAAAAACATGGCCTGCTGTCCCCCAGCGGCCGCAGCGACAGTGGCTACCGTCTCTACAACGACGATGACGAGCTTAAGCTGCGCTTTATCCTGCGCGCCAAAGCCGTGGGATTTTCCCTGGCCCAGATCCATGAACTGCTGGTGATTGAAGCCAGTCGTGCCAAATGGGCCTGCCAGGACGTGAAAAGCATCGTGGAGAAGAAAGTGGTGGAGCTGGAGCAGAAGATCGCCGAACTCAACCAGTTCCGGGATTCCCTGCAGCAACTGGCAGACGCCTGTTGCGGCGGCCCTGAAAGTGCCGAGCACTGCTCCATTCTGGATGCCCTGGAGGTTCGTCAATGA
- a CDS encoding DUF4136 domain-containing protein: MKRILRSLLLPLAVVASLGGCASPAGNIDYNSATDFSAINRYGFLPVGDQTDPLVAQRLQAALTEQLDGRGWQQLEQVDAQVSGDTVAVRYHSWPETRSRDSGLTIGVGGGRSSGNTSIGGSVAIPVGDSERMVQVVRIDMVQQGKVIWRGSDDYPISERDSPQKRTERTDKLVAELLAQFPPR; encoded by the coding sequence ATGAAGCGAATCCTGCGATCCCTGCTGCTGCCCCTCGCGGTAGTGGCGTCCCTCGGCGGTTGCGCCAGCCCTGCCGGCAATATTGATTACAACAGCGCTACCGACTTCTCTGCCATCAACCGCTATGGCTTCCTGCCCGTGGGCGATCAAACCGATCCGTTGGTGGCACAACGGCTGCAGGCCGCGCTGACCGAGCAATTAGACGGGCGCGGCTGGCAGCAGTTGGAACAGGTGGATGCCCAGGTCAGTGGTGACACCGTGGCAGTGCGCTACCACAGCTGGCCGGAGACCCGCAGTCGCGACTCGGGTTTGACCATCGGCGTCGGTGGAGGCCGCAGCAGCGGCAACACCAGTATTGGCGGCAGCGTCGCCATCCCGGTGGGCGACAGCGAGCGCATGGTGCAGGTGGTGCGCATCGATATGGTGCAGCAGGGTAAGGTGATCTGGCGGGGCAGCGATGACTACCCCATCAGTGAACGTGACAGTCCACAAAAGCGGACAGAGCGAACCGACAAACTGGTGGCCGAGTTACTGGCCCAGTTCCCGCCCCGGTAA
- a CDS encoding SO_0444 family Cu/Zn efflux transporter, which translates to MNTLTELALNFLDLFLDSAPWLLLGLFMAGMIKMFVPMSWMQKQLGGHGFKPTVKAAIFGAPLPLCSCGVIPAAVGLRRSGASKSATTAFLVATPETGVDSVSVSYVLLGPFMAVVRPITAVVSAIVAGLLVGRDQHDAEAKAKPTPKFTPVAAGGSMMTAPTMKGESASCCASKAAAPAVKAQSSCCSSKSEVKAESAGCCGSKSEVKAESTSCCSSKAEVKAEVASCCASKPAKSEQGGCCSSKKEAPAPEGVVAKLVNGVNYAATDLVRDTTLWLLVGLFFAALVNTFVPASFLSQWGDGILAMTVMVLVSIPMYICATASTPIAAGLLLAGVSPGAVLVFMMAGPATNIATLGVVRNELGKRALWAYLTGVIGTAMLFGFAVDYAVAEFGFKVMPLVGEEHRMLPHWLVYGSGVLLAILMVKAMWSKWMPARTSLA; encoded by the coding sequence ATGAACACCCTGACCGAACTGGCGCTGAACTTCCTCGACCTGTTCCTCGATTCTGCTCCCTGGCTGCTGCTGGGCCTGTTTATGGCGGGCATGATCAAGATGTTTGTGCCGATGAGCTGGATGCAGAAGCAGCTTGGCGGCCACGGTTTTAAACCGACGGTTAAGGCGGCCATCTTTGGCGCGCCGCTGCCGCTGTGCTCCTGTGGGGTGATTCCCGCAGCGGTTGGCCTGCGTCGCTCCGGGGCATCGAAGAGCGCCACCACCGCGTTCCTTGTGGCCACGCCGGAAACCGGGGTGGACTCGGTGTCCGTGTCCTACGTTCTGCTTGGTCCCTTTATGGCGGTGGTTCGACCCATTACCGCCGTGGTGTCCGCCATCGTGGCGGGTCTGTTGGTGGGCCGCGACCAGCATGACGCGGAAGCCAAAGCCAAGCCGACTCCCAAATTTACCCCGGTTGCCGCCGGCGGCAGCATGATGACGGCCCCGACCATGAAGGGTGAGAGCGCCAGCTGCTGTGCCAGCAAAGCGGCGGCACCGGCGGTTAAGGCTCAGAGCAGCTGCTGCTCAAGCAAATCCGAGGTGAAAGCCGAGAGTGCCGGTTGCTGCGGCAGCAAGTCCGAAGTGAAGGCGGAGAGCACCAGTTGCTGTTCCAGCAAGGCGGAAGTCAAAGCCGAGGTGGCCAGTTGCTGCGCCAGCAAGCCAGCCAAGTCCGAACAGGGCGGCTGTTGCAGCAGTAAGAAAGAAGCGCCGGCGCCTGAGGGCGTGGTGGCCAAACTGGTGAATGGGGTGAACTATGCGGCGACGGATCTGGTGCGCGACACCACCCTGTGGCTGCTGGTTGGTCTGTTCTTTGCCGCCCTGGTGAACACCTTTGTACCGGCCTCGTTCCTGTCCCAGTGGGGCGACGGCATTCTGGCCATGACCGTGATGGTGCTGGTCAGCATCCCGATGTACATCTGCGCCACCGCCTCTACGCCCATCGCCGCTGGCCTGCTGTTGGCCGGTGTCTCTCCGGGCGCTGTGCTGGTGTTTATGATGGCGGGCCCGGCCACCAACATCGCCACCCTTGGCGTGGTGCGCAACGAGCTGGGCAAGCGGGCACTGTGGGCTTACCTGACCGGGGTGATCGGCACCGCCATGCTGTTTGGCTTTGCGGTGGATTACGCGGTGGCCGAGTTTGGCTTTAAAGTGATGCCGCTGGTGGGTGAGGAGCACCGCATGTTGCCGCATTGGCTGGTGTACGGCAGTGGTGTGCTGCTGGCCATCCTGATGGTTAAGGCGATGTGGTCCAAATGGATGCCCGCCCGAACCTCACTGGCCTGA
- a CDS encoding glutaredoxin family protein, with product MGKKGAAALALVMLVALMGFSVYQLGAGNRLALSFNEAHDSEVVMYSAAWCPACAATRDYLTARGQSFVELDMEKNPAAAQEFAQFGGHGIPLVLAKGEVIRGHRPSELNRILAPLQP from the coding sequence ATGGGAAAGAAAGGTGCAGCAGCACTGGCGTTGGTGATGTTAGTAGCCCTGATGGGCTTTTCGGTATACCAACTCGGTGCCGGCAATCGGCTTGCCCTCTCTTTTAATGAGGCCCACGACAGTGAAGTGGTGATGTACAGTGCGGCCTGGTGTCCGGCGTGTGCAGCAACCCGCGATTACCTGACAGCCCGGGGCCAGAGTTTTGTTGAGTTGGATATGGAGAAAAATCCGGCAGCGGCCCAGGAGTTTGCCCAGTTTGGGGGACACGGTATCCCGCTGGTGCTGGCGAAAGGGGAAGTGATTCGGGGTCATCGGCCCTCGGAGCTCAACCGAATCCTGGCTCCGTTACAGCCCTGA
- a CDS encoding DUF2960 domain-containing protein, with the protein MALKLQYTYKGHTKVVGYANDKHHSMFEAAAAAEGLDLKRYQMLEQQVQMSTRDKKAHRDFRDNYFRDLGFSDIQVIRDEA; encoded by the coding sequence ATGGCACTGAAACTGCAATACACCTACAAGGGCCACACCAAGGTGGTGGGTTACGCCAACGACAAGCATCACAGCATGTTTGAGGCCGCCGCGGCGGCGGAAGGGTTGGACCTGAAGCGCTACCAGATGCTGGAGCAGCAGGTGCAGATGAGCACCCGCGATAAGAAAGCCCATCGCGATTTCCGCGACAACTACTTCCGCGATCTCGGTTTCTCCGACATCCAGGTTATCCGCGACGAAGCCTGA
- a CDS encoding glutaredoxin family protein — protein MFVIRWILGRIVLLVNALTAPKPAQRPAEQQAKLDQAMARYSLYQYDACPFCVKVRRALRRNNFNIELRDAKQEPHRSELEAGGGRLMVPCLRIEEAGEVRWMYESSDIIAYLEQQYGDQPQAA, from the coding sequence ATGTTTGTCATTCGCTGGATTTTGGGCCGCATCGTATTACTGGTGAATGCCCTGACTGCGCCTAAGCCGGCACAACGTCCGGCAGAGCAGCAGGCCAAGCTGGACCAGGCCATGGCCCGTTACAGCCTCTACCAGTACGACGCCTGCCCGTTCTGCGTCAAAGTGCGCCGGGCCCTGCGCCGCAACAACTTCAATATTGAGCTGCGCGACGCCAAGCAGGAGCCGCATCGCAGTGAACTGGAAGCCGGCGGTGGCCGCCTGATGGTGCCCTGCCTGCGCATTGAAGAAGCCGGTGAAGTGCGTTGGATGTATGAATCCAGCGACATCATCGCTTATCTCGAACAGCAATACGGCGACCAGCCGCAAGCCGCCTGA
- a CDS encoding HdeD family acid-resistance protein — protein sequence MIKTTLDAALTLGRRSGIFLLILGILSVAMPWATGLALEMLLGILLLCAGVAQLFFAFRTRELSGFPLRLVFGLLTSFAGLYLLFNPTAGVVAITLILGIYFLIDGLATLLASFQYRAQRNWLMMFANGAVTLALAAVILWQWPASGRYVIGILVGIKLIMMGLMMITTAGMVSAAKDRMDAVRAQQRADGAKVVDGEDRTVDP from the coding sequence ATGATCAAAACCACCTTGGATGCGGCCCTGACATTGGGTCGGCGCAGCGGTATCTTCCTGTTGATTCTGGGGATTTTGTCCGTGGCGATGCCATGGGCAACCGGGCTGGCGCTGGAGATGCTGTTGGGTATCTTGCTGTTGTGTGCGGGTGTGGCCCAGTTGTTCTTCGCCTTCCGTACCCGCGAACTGTCAGGGTTTCCGTTGCGGCTGGTGTTCGGCCTGCTGACCAGTTTCGCCGGTTTGTACCTGTTGTTTAACCCCACTGCCGGGGTGGTGGCCATCACCCTGATCCTCGGGATCTACTTCCTGATCGATGGCCTGGCGACCCTGCTGGCGAGCTTCCAGTATCGGGCCCAGCGTAACTGGCTGATGATGTTTGCCAATGGCGCGGTCACCCTGGCGCTGGCGGCGGTGATCCTGTGGCAATGGCCGGCTTCCGGACGCTACGTTATCGGCATCCTGGTGGGCATTAAGCTGATTATGATGGGGCTGATGATGATCACTACCGCGGGGATGGTCAGTGCCGCCAAAGATCGGATGGATGCGGTGCGGGCCCAGCAACGGGCTGATGGAGCCAAGGTGGTGGACGGCGAAGACCGTACCGTCGATCCCTGA